One window of Thioclava sp. GXIMD4216 genomic DNA carries:
- a CDS encoding ABC transporter permease yields the protein MPTDATIAADERIKSESFATKLMKRPELGAIGGLILVTLFFLLTADGTMFTLSGIMNFLTPSAQLGILGIAAAMLMIGGEFDLSIGSMVGFAGMIFGVFTVNLGLPLIFSIPLTMIFAAAIGAANGAIVMRTGLPSFIVTLAGLFILRGLALVGLKLFTGGSTQLRGVREAVEGDVLTPVFSDDAFQGLFAWAAKAGLIDSFKSGAPKVPGVPVEVLWFIGLALVATYILLRTPVGNWIFATGGDSNAAKNSGVPVRKVKISLFMLTAVAASLVAIITVIDAGSTDARRGFQKEFEAIIAAVIGGCLLTGGYGSAIGAFFGAIIFGMVTIGLTYTNFDQDWFQVFLGAMLLIAVVFNNVIRKRVTGER from the coding sequence GGGCGCGATCGGGGGGCTGATCCTCGTGACGCTGTTCTTCCTGCTGACCGCCGATGGGACGATGTTCACATTGTCCGGTATCATGAACTTCCTCACGCCCTCGGCCCAGCTCGGGATTTTGGGGATTGCCGCAGCCATGCTGATGATCGGCGGCGAATTCGACCTGTCCATCGGGTCGATGGTCGGCTTTGCGGGCATGATCTTCGGGGTTTTCACCGTCAATCTGGGGTTGCCGCTGATCTTCTCGATCCCGCTGACCATGATATTTGCCGCAGCGATCGGGGCGGCGAATGGGGCCATCGTGATGCGCACGGGGCTGCCGTCCTTCATCGTGACGCTGGCGGGGCTGTTCATCCTGCGCGGTCTGGCGCTGGTGGGGCTGAAGCTGTTTACCGGCGGCTCGACCCAGCTGCGCGGTGTGCGTGAGGCGGTCGAGGGGGATGTCCTGACCCCGGTCTTTTCGGACGATGCCTTTCAGGGCCTGTTTGCCTGGGCTGCCAAAGCGGGCCTGATCGACAGTTTCAAATCCGGCGCACCGAAAGTGCCGGGCGTTCCGGTCGAGGTGCTGTGGTTTATCGGGCTGGCGCTGGTGGCAACCTATATCCTGCTGCGCACGCCTGTCGGGAACTGGATCTTTGCCACGGGCGGCGACAGCAACGCCGCGAAGAATTCCGGCGTTCCGGTGCGCAAGGTCAAGATCTCGCTTTTCATGCTGACGGCTGTGGCGGCAAGCCTTGTGGCCATCATCACCGTGATCGATGCCGGCTCGACCGATGCCCGTCGCGGGTTCCAGAAAGAATTCGAGGCGATCATTGCCGCCGTGATCGGGGGCTGTCTGCTGACGGGGGGCTATGGCTCGGCGATCGGGGCTTTCTTCGGGGCGATCATCTTCGGCATGGTGACCATCGGCCTGACCTATACCAATTTCGATCAGGACTGGTTCCAGGTGTTCCTTGGCGCAATGCTGCTGATTGCTGTGGTCTTCAACAATGTGATCCGCAAACGTGTGACGGGGGAGCGTTGA